The following proteins come from a genomic window of Falco rusticolus isolate bFalRus1 chromosome 9, bFalRus1.pri, whole genome shotgun sequence:
- the ABCA2 gene encoding ATP-binding cassette sub-family A member 2 isoform X3, producing MGFLHQLHLLLWKNVTLKRRSPWVLAFEIFIPLVLFFILLGLRQKKPTIPVKEVSFYTAAPLTSAGILPVMQSLCPDGQRDEFGFLQYSNSTVTQLLEHLSEAVEQSSLFDPQHPGLEEELESLRRRLEALSSSEPSSMETHFSSRAGSGFTLAWAAKDRGELHRFLTQNLSLPNSTAELLLGSSVDLGEVYRLFFGSFPLVPDETHERDLWDGFGPREKMTQLEKSLPSGWRSLQEGLVHRALRDPTAAPHRPVLLHLLSQALGLASTASVPTASDSPQAFVTEMEGVLFTGPVLEQLTCEQSLGGLRRLLRVAPGQQPLLQAYRALACNGSRAARREHFAQLATELRDQLDTPKIVSRLKLDEVNSTAAQHRLRALLEDLVEMEKVLRDMDILSALAKLLPKGACASKAPAPTANSTSWAGTNATSGNATAEEEGARDGPASSDNPQGQFSAFVQLWAGLQPILCGNNRTIEPEALKQGNMSSLGFTSKEQRNLGLLVHLMTSNPKILYAPVGTEVDKVILKANETFAFVGNVTHYAKAWLNISPEIRAYLEEGRLQRRIRWLQQFTADLHKHPEILNVSDSDVLHNFLNGNFSLPNASVLLQQLDTIDNAACGWVHFMAKVSVDIFKGFPDEESIVNYTLNQAYQDNVTVFASVIFQTNRDGSLPPHVMYKIRQNSSFTEKTNEIRRAYWRPGPNTGGRFYFLYGFVWIQDMMERALINTFVGHDVVEPGNYVQMFPYPCYTRDDFLFVIEHMMPLCMVISWVYSVAMMIQHIVTEKEHRLKEVMKMMGLNNAVHWVAWFITGFVQLSISVTALTAILKYGKVLMHSDVLIIWLFLAIYAVATIMFCFLVSVLYSKAKLASACGGIIYFLSYVPYMYVAIREEVAHDKITAFEKCIASLMSTTAFGLGSKYFALYEVAGVGIQWHTFSQSPVEGDDFNLLLSMMMLIVDAVVYGVLTWYIEAVHPGMFGLPRPWYFPFQKSYWLGNGRVETWEWTWPWSRTTRLSIMEEDQACAMESRRLEETRGIEEEPTHLPLVVCIDKLTKVYKTDKKLALNKLSLNLYENQVVSFLGHNGAGKTTTMSILTGLFPPTSGSATIYGHDIRTEMDEIRKNLGMCPQHNVLFDRLTVEEHLWFYSQLKSMAEEEIRKEMDKMIEDLELSNKRHSLVQTLSGGMKRKLSVAIAFVGGSRAVILDEPTAGVDPYARRAIWDLILKYKTGRTILLSTHHMDEADLLGDRIAIISHGKLKCCGSPLFLKSTYGDGYKLTVVKKQSDIRNGTEPGQPHSPPAHSSVSPCSEPRVSQFIKKYVASCLLISDTNTELSYILPSEAVKKGCFERLFQHLEQSLEELDLTSFGLMDTTLEEVFLKVSEEDQSLENSDVDMKESKKDILQPPAPGLDLKPEVNGEAPAEAAVPEKPEVELSNLVTCSKLAQSQASLRSASSVGSVRGDEEQEAEVEAEDQDLAGQGSFKLEGSWLKLRQFHGLIVKRFHCAKRNTKALFSQILLPAFFVCVAMTVALSVPEIGDLPPLILSPSQYHNYTQPKGNFIPYANEERREYRLRLSPDASPQQLVNTFHLPSGVGATCVLKTAFNNTLDQPMQTLNLNSNESKMLAAKYFDAMCIDSFTQGLPLSNFVPPPPSPAPSDYPISVDEELLHAWNSTTFSSAIKETVTSAPALPRIVHEPIKCTCSMQGTGFSCPSGVGGHPPQMKVVTGDILADITGRNVSEYLLYTSDRFRLHRYGALTFGNIQKSIPASFGVRAPATVRKIAVRRTAQVFYNNKGYHSMPTYLNALNNAILRANLPKSKGNPAAYGITVTNHPMNKTSASLSLDYLLQGTDVVIAIFIIVAMSFVPASFVVFLVAEKATKAKHLQFVSGCDPVIYWLANYVWDMLNYLVPATCCIIILFVFDLPAYTSPTNFPAVLSLFLLYGWSITPIMYPASFWFEVPSSAYVFLIVINLFIGITATVATFLLQLFEHDKDLKVVNSYLKSCFLVFPNYNLGHGLMEMAYNEYINEYYAKIGQFDKMKSPFEWDIVTRGLVAMTIEGFVGFFITIMCQYNFFRKPQRLPVSTKPIEDDIDVANERHRVLRGDADNDMLKIENLTKVYKSRKIGRILAVDRLCVGVRPGECFGLLGVNGAGKTTTFKMLTGDESTTGGEAFVNGHSILKELLQVQQSLGYCPQFDALFDELTAQEHLELYTRLRGIPWKDEERVVKWALKKLELTKYADKPASTYSGGNKRKLSTAIALIGYPAFIFLDEPTTGMDPKARRFLWNLILDVIKTGRSVVLTSHSMEECEALCTRLAIMVNGRLKCLGSIQHLKNRFGDGYMITVRTKSSLNVKEVVRFFNRNFPEAILKERHHTKAQYQLKSDQISLAQVFSKMEQVVDVLGIEDYSVSQTTLDNVFVNFAKKQSDNLEQQETSPSCALQSPLERVLSLLHPRAAPTELRALVVEEQEDLETDDEGLISFEEERAQLSFNTDTLC from the exons TGGGTGCTGGCCTTTGAGATCTTCATTCCCCTGGTGCTCTTCTTCATCCTCCTGGGGCTGAGGCAGAAGAAGCCAACTATCCCTGTGAAAGAAG TCT ctttCTACACGGCGGCCCCGCTCACCTCGGCCGGGATCCTGCCCGTCATGCAGTCCCTGTGCCCTGACGGCCAGCGCGACGAGTTTGGCTTCCTGCAGTACTCCAACTCCAC GGTGACGCAGCTCCTGGAGCACCTCAGCGAagctgtggagcagagcagcctctTTGACCCGCAGCACCCcgggctggaggaggagctggagtcGCTGCGCCGGCGCCTGGAGGCACTCAGCAGCAGCGAGCCCAGCTCCATGGAGACTCACTTCAGCAGCCGAGCAG GATCCGGCTTCACATTGGCGTGGGCGGCCAAGGACCGGGGCGAGCTGCACCGCTTCCTGACACAGAACCTGTCCCTTCCCAACAGCACAGCCGAGCTGCTCCTGGGCTCCAGCGTTGACCTGGGGGAG GTGTACCGCCTGTTTTTCGGTTCCTTTCCTTTGGTACCTGATGAGACCCATGAGCGAGACCTCTGGGATGGGTTTGGCCCCCGTGAGAAGATGACGCAGCTGGAG AAGAGCCTTCCCAGCGGCTGGAGGAGCCTGCAGGAAGGGTTGGTCCACAGGGCACTGCGGGACCCCACGGCAGCCCCACACCGGCCGGTGCTGCTCCACTTGCTCTCCCAGGCCCTGGGTCTTGCCAGCACTGCCTCGGTACCCACCGCCTCTGACAGTCCCCAAGCCTTTGTCACCGAGATGGAG GGTGTCCTCTTCACCGGGCcggtgctggagcagctgacatgtgagcagagcctgggggggctgcgTCGCCTCCTGCGTGTGGCCCCCGGGCAGCAGCCGCTGCTGCAGGCGTACCGGGCACTGGCCTGCAATGGCAGCCGGGCTGCTCGCCGGGAGCACTTTGCCCAGCTGGCCACCGAGCTCCGGGACCAGCTGGACACCCCCAAGATCGTCAGCAGG CTGAAGCTGGATGAGGTAaacagcacagctgcccagcaccGCCTCCGCGCCCTCCTGGAGGACCTGGTAGAGATGGAGAAGGTTCTCCGTGACATGGACATCCTCTCAGCGCTGGCCAAGCTGCTGCCCAAGGGAGCCTGTGCCAGCAAAGCCCCGGCACCCACTGCCAACAGCACCAGCTGGGCAGGCACCAATGCCACGTCTGGCAACGCCACGGCAGAGGAGGAGGGTGCCAGGGATGGCCCGGCCAGCAGCGACAACCCCCAGGGGCAGTTCTCGGCATTtgtgcagctctgggctgggctgcagcccatCCTCTGCGGCAACAACCG GACGATCGAGCCCGAGGCACTGAAGCAGGGCAACATGAGCTCGCTGGGCTTCACCAGCAAGGAGCAGCGAAACCTGGGTCTCCTCGTGCACCTGATGACCAGCAACCCCAAAATCCTGTACGCGCCTGTGGGCACTGAAGTGGACAAGGTCATCCTGAAG GCCAACGAGACCTTTGCCTTTGTGGGCAATGTCACCCACTATGCCAAGGCGTGGCTGAACATCTCCCCTGAGATCCGTGCCTATCTGGAGGagggcaggctgcagaggcGCATCCGCTGGCTCCAGCAG TTCACTGCTGACCTCCACAAACACCCAGAGATCCTGAACGTCTCCGACAGCGACGTTCTCCACAACTTCCTCAATGGCAACTTCTCCCTGCCCAATGCCAGcgtcctgctccagcagctggacaCCATTGACAATGCTGCCTGTGGTTGGGTCCACTTCATGGCCAAG GTCAGCGTGGACATCTTCAAAGGTTTCCCAGATGAGGAGAGCATTGTCAACTACACGCTGAACCAAGCCTACCAGGACAACGTCACAGTCTTTGCCA GCGTCATCTTCCAGACCAACAGGGACGGCTCGCTGCCCCCCCATGTCATGTACAAGATCCGACAGAACTCCAGCTTCACGGAGAAGACCAACGAGATCCGGCGGGCATACTGGCGGCCCGGCCCCAACACTGGTGGCCGCTTCTACTTCCTCTACGGCTTCGTCTGGATCCAGG acATGATGGAGCGTGCCCTCATCAACACATTTGTTGGCCATGACGTGGTGGAGCCCGGCAACTATGTGCAGATGTTCCCGTACCCATGTTATACCCGGGACGA CTTCCTCTTCGTCATTGAGCACATGATGCCCCTGTGCATGGTGATCTCCTGGGTCTATTCGGTGGCCATGATGATTCAGCACATTGTGACAGAGAAGGAGCATCGCCTGAAAGAG GTGATGAAGATGATGGGCTTGAACAACGCAGTGCATTGGGTGGCTTGGTTCATCACCGGCTTCGTCCAGCTATCCATCTCGGTCACAGCACTCACCGCCATCCTGAAGTATGGCAAGGTCCTGATGCACAGCGATGTCCTCATCATCTGGCTCTTTCTTGCCATCTATGCAGTAGCCACCATCATGTTCTG CTTCCTGGTGTCGGTGCTCTACTCCAAGGCCAAGCTGGCCTCTGCCTGCGGTGGCATCATCTATTTCCTCAGCTACGTGCCTTACATGTACGTGGCCATCCGGGAGGAGGTGGCACATGACAAGATCACAGCCTTTGAGAAGTGCATCGCG TCCCTCATGTCCACCACAGCCTTTGGGCTGGGCTCCAAGTACTTTGCTCTGTATGAGGTGGCCGGTGTGGGCATCCAGTGGCACACCTTCAGCCAGTCGCCCGTGGAAGGAGATGACTTCAACCTCCTGCTGTCTATGATGATGCTGATTGTGGATGCTGTAGTGTACGGGGTGCTTACGTGGTACATCGAGGCCGTGCACCCGG GCATGTTCGGCTTGCCACGGCCCTGGTACTTCCCCTTCCAGAAGTCCTACTGGCTGGGCAACGGGCGAGTGGAGACCTGGGAGTGGACCTGGCCCTGGTCCCGCACCACCCGCCTCAGCATCATGGAGGAGGATCAGGCCTGTGCCATGGAGAGCCGAAGGCTGG AGGAGACAAGGGGCATCGAGGAGGAGCCGACCCACCTCCCCTTGGTTGTCTGCATTGACAAGCTCACCAAGGTCTACAAGACAGACAAGAAGCTGGCGCTGAACAAGCTGAGCCTCAACCTCTATGAGAACCAGGTGGTGTCCTTCCTGGGGCACAATGGCGCAGGCAAAACCACCACCAT GTCCATCCTCACTGGCTTGTTCCCTCCGACCTCGGGCTCGGCTACCATCTATGGCCACGATATCCGGACAGAGATGGATGAGATCCGGAAGAACCTCGGCATGTGTCCCCAGCACAACGTGCTCTTTGACAGACTGACGGTGGAGGAGCACCTCTGGTTCTACTCGCAGCTCAAGAGCATGGCGGAGGAGGAGATCCGCAAGGAGATGGACAA GATGATCGAGGACCTGGAGCTCTCCAACAAACGCCACTCCTTGGTGCAGACGCTCTCGGGAGGCATGAAGAGGAAGCTGTCGGTGGCCATCGCCTTTGTGGGTGGGTCACGGGCTGTGATCTTGGATGAGCCCACAGCCGGTGTGGACCCGTACGCTCGCAGGGCCATCTGGGACCTCATCCTCAAGTACAAGACAG GGAGGACCATCCTGCTCTCCACACACCACATGGATGAGGCTGACCTGCTGGGTGACCGCATCGCCATCATCTCCCATGGCAAGCTCAAGTGCTGTGGCTCCCCCCTTTTCCTCAAGAGCACCTACGGTGATGGCTACAAGCTGACAGTGGTGAAGAAGCAGTCTGACATCAGGAATGGCACAG AGCCCGGCCAGCcacacagccccccagcccactcctCCGTCAGCCCCTGCTCTGAGCCTCGCGTCTCCCAGTTCATCAAGAAATACGTGGCCTCCTGCCTCCTCATCTCGGACACCAACACTGAGCTCTCCTACATTCTACCCAGCGAGGCCGTCAAGAAAGGCTGCTTTGAGAGGCTCTTCCAG CACTTGGAGCAGAGCTTGGAGGAGCTGGACCTCACCAGTTTTGGGCTGATGGACACCACGCTGGAGGAGGTCTTCCTGAAGGTGTCTGAGGAGGACCAGTCTCTGGAGAACAGCGATGTGG ACATGAAGGAGTCCAAGAAGGACATCCTGCAGCCACCTGCCCCTGGGCTGGACCTGAAGCCTGAGGTCAACGGGGAGGCCCCGGCCGAAGCGGCTGTGCCGGAGAAGCCCGAGGTGGAGCTCAGCAACTTGGTGACCTGCTCCAAGCTGGCGCAGTCGCAGGCATCCCTGCGCTCAGCCTCCTCGGTGGGCTCCGTGCGGGGTGACGAAG aGCAAGAGGCAGAGGTGGAGGCAGAAGACCAGGacctggctgggcaggggagctTCAAGCTGGAGGGCTCGTGGCTGAAGCTGCGGCAGTTCCACGGGCTGATCGTCAAACGCTTCCACTGCGCCAAGCGCAACACCAAGGCCCTCTTCTCCCAGATCCTCCTGCCCGCCTTCTTCGTCTGTGTGGCCATGACGGTGGCACTCTCTGTGCCCGAAATAG GTGACCTGCCACCACTCATCCTCTCACCATCGCAGTACCACAACTACACCCAGCCCAAGGGCAACTTCATTCCTTATGCCAATGAGGAGCGGCGCGAGTACCG CCTCAGGCTGTCTCCTGatgccagcccccagcagctggtgAACACCTTCCACCTGCCCTCTGGTGTGGGGGCTACCTGCGTGCTCAAGACTGCCTTCAACAACACTCTGGACCAGCCCATGCAGACCCTCAACCTCAACAGCAACGAGTCCAAGATGTTGGCGGCCAAGTACTTCGATGCCATGTGCATCGACTCCTTCACCCAGGGCCTGCCGCTCTCCAACTTTGTGCCGCCGCCTCCATCCCCGGCTCCCTCTGACTACCCCATCTCAGTGGATGAGGAGCTGCTCCATGCCTGGAACTCCACAACCTTCTCCTCTGCCATCAAAG AGACCGTGACCTcggctcctgccctgccccgcaTTGTCCATGAGCCCATCAAGTGCACATGCTCCATGCAGGGCACCGGCTTCTCCTGCCCCAGCGGTGTGGGGGGCCACCCCCCGCAGATGAAGGTGGTGACAGGGGACATCCTGGCAGACATCACAGGGCGCAATGTCTCCGAGTATCTGCTCTACACCTCGGACCGCTTCCGGTTGCACAG GTATGGGGCCCTCACCTTCGGCAACATCCAGAAATCCATCCCGGCGTCCTTCGGGGTCCGGGCTCCTGCCACGGTTCGCAAGATCGCTGTCCGGAGAACGGCCCAG gtCTTCTACAACAACAAGGGCTACCATAGCATGCCCACCTACCTCAACGCTCTCAACAACGCCATCCTGCGAGCCAACTTGCCCAAGAGCAAAGGCAACCCTGCTGCCTATG GCATCACAGTAACCAACCACCCCATGAACAAGACGAGTGCCAGCCTGTCCTTGGATTACCT CCTGCAAGGCACGGATGTGGTGATTGCCATCTTCATCATTGTGGCCATGTCCTTCGTGCCAGCCAGCTTTGTGGTGTTCCTGGTGGCCGAAAAGGCCACCAAGGCCAAACACCTGCAGTTTGTGAGCGGCTGTGACCCTGTCATCTACTGGTTGGCCAACTATGTGTGGGACATG CTGAACTACCTGGTGCCGGCCACGTGCTGCATCATCATCCTGTTTGTGTTCGACCTCCCGGCCTACACCTCTCCCACCAACTTCCCCGCCGTCCTCTCCCTCTTCTTGCTCTACGG CTGGTCCATCACCCCCATCATGTACCCTGCCTCCTTCTGGTTCGaggtgcccagctctgcctaCGTCTTCCTCATAGTCATCAATCTCTTCATTGGCATCACAGCCACCGTCGCCAcgttcctgctgcagctgtttgagCATGACAAG GATCTGAAGGTGGTGAACAGCTACCTGAAGAGCTGCTTCCTTGTATTCCCTAACTACAACCTGGGCCACGGTTTGATGGAGATGGCCTACAACGAATACATTAATGAATACTATGCCAAGATCG GGCAGTTCGATAAAATGAAATCGCCCTTCGAATGGGATATCGTGACCAGGGGGCTTGTTGCCATGACAATCGAAGGTTTTGTCGGCTTCTTCATCACCATCATGTGCCAGTACAACTTCTTCCGGAAGCCCCA GCGGCTGCCTGTCTCCACCAAGCCCATCGAGGATGACATTGATGTGGCCAATGAGCGGCACCGTGTCCTGCGTGGCGATGCTGACAACGACATGCTGAAGATCGAAAACCTCACCAAG GTGTACAAGTCCCGCAAGATCGGGCGCATCCTGGCCGTGGACCGGCTGTGCGTGGGTGTGCGGCCTGGGGAGTGCTTTGGGCTGCTGGGTGTCAATGGCGCGGGCAAGACGACCACCTTCAAGATGCTGACGGGGGATGAGAGCACCACAGGCGGAGAGGCCTTCGTTAATGGGCACAG CATCCTGAAGGAGCTCCTGCAGGTCCAGCAGAGCTTGGGCTACTGCCCCCAATTTGACGCACTCTTTGACGAGCTGACGGCCCAGGAGCACCTGGAGCTCTACACCCGCCTGCGCGGCATCCCCTGGAAAGACGAGGAGCGG GTGGTCAAGTGGGCACTGAAGAAGTTGGAGCTGACCAAGTATGCTGACAAGCCTGCCAGCACCTACAGCGGAGGCAACAAGAGGAAGCTGTCCACAGCCATCGCGCTGATCGGATACCCAGCCTTCATCTTCCTG GATGAGCCCACCACAGGGATGGACCCCAAGGCACGGCGCTTCCTCTGGAACCTTATCCTGGATGTCATCAAAACTGGTCGCTCCGTGGTGCTCACATCTCACAG CATGGAGGAGTGCGAGGCTCTCTGCACCCGCCTGGCCATCATGGTGAACGGGAGGCTCAAGTGTCTTGGCAGCATCCAGCACCTGAAGAACCG GTTTGGCGACGGCTACATGATCACAGTGCGCACGAAGTCCAGCCTCAACGTCAAGGAGGTGGTGAGGTTCTTCAACCGCAACTTCCCCGAGGCCATCCTCAAG GAGCGGCACCACACCAAGGCTCAGTACCAGCTGAAGTCGGACCAGATCTCACTGGCACAGGTCTTCAGCAAGATGGAGCAGGTGGTGGACGTGCTGGGCATAGAAGACTATTCTGTCAGCCAGACCACACTGGACAAC GTGTTTGTGAATTTTGCCAAGAAGCAAAGTGACAacctggagcagcaggagacgagccccagctgtgccctgcagtcACCCCTGGAGCGCGTGCTGAGCCTGCTGCACCCTCGGGCCGCCCCCACGGAGCTGCGGGCCCTCGTggtggaggagcaggaggaccTGGAGACTGATGACGAAGGCCTCATCAGCTTCGAGGAGGAGAGG GCTCAGCTCTCATTCAACACGGACACGCTGTGCTGA